From a region of the Qipengyuania spongiae genome:
- the flgB gene encoding flagellar basal body rod protein FlgB — protein MSEGLFGIHGAALEIRSQRMGVLGSNIANAATPGYKARDVDFAAALQARLGGEEADSAANGAVRYRIPTMATLDGNTVEMSTEQAAFAENAVAYSATLNFLRGRVETVTRAIRGE, from the coding sequence ATGAGCGAAGGTTTGTTCGGCATTCACGGGGCGGCGCTGGAGATCCGGTCGCAGCGCATGGGTGTGCTCGGCTCGAATATCGCCAATGCGGCGACGCCCGGATACAAAGCGCGCGACGTCGACTTCGCCGCCGCTTTGCAGGCGCGTCTGGGCGGTGAGGAAGCGGACAGCGCGGCCAATGGAGCCGTGCGCTATCGCATCCCCACAATGGCGACACTCGACGGAAATACGGTCGAGATGTCGACCGAGCAGGCGGCTTTCGCGGAGAACGCCGTCGCTTACTCGGCGACGCTCAACTTCCTGCGCGGCCGGGTCGAGACCGTGACCCGCGCGATCCGGGGCGAATGA
- the fliR gene encoding flagellar biosynthetic protein FliR, which yields MNGIDLGIGALEQDMWRVVFLMTRLGAALLAAPFFGATSVPVSVRVSITGALAIFVSIWMPAVETPVALISLDGMLAILGEVIVGLALGFVLQLAFAAPTVAAELIGGGMGMSMAVSPDAMGGGTTTSFGQYFMIVLTLIFLATGAHLHWIALVTESYNAFPPGQTWLGADRFAAIAGFASFMFETAVRIALPVTLILLLVQVLTGILSRSAPSLNLFALGLPAGVLAGMAALIISAPLIYDQFTGLVGDALAQTESVIVP from the coding sequence TGGAGCAGGACATGTGGCGCGTCGTCTTCCTGATGACGCGCCTTGGCGCCGCGCTCCTTGCCGCGCCCTTCTTCGGCGCGACCTCGGTGCCGGTGTCGGTTCGCGTGTCGATCACCGGCGCGCTCGCCATCTTCGTGTCGATCTGGATGCCGGCGGTCGAGACCCCCGTCGCGCTGATCTCGCTCGACGGGATGCTCGCCATTCTGGGCGAGGTGATCGTCGGCCTCGCGCTCGGCTTCGTCCTCCAGCTCGCCTTCGCCGCGCCGACCGTAGCGGCCGAACTGATCGGCGGCGGCATGGGGATGAGCATGGCGGTTTCGCCCGACGCGATGGGCGGCGGGACCACGACCTCCTTCGGTCAGTATTTCATGATCGTGCTGACGCTGATCTTCCTCGCCACCGGCGCGCATCTCCACTGGATCGCGCTGGTGACCGAGAGCTACAACGCCTTCCCGCCCGGCCAGACCTGGCTCGGCGCGGACCGTTTCGCCGCAATTGCCGGGTTCGCGAGCTTCATGTTCGAGACTGCCGTGCGGATCGCCCTGCCCGTTACGCTGATCCTGCTGCTGGTGCAGGTGCTGACCGGCATTCTCAGCCGCTCCGCCCCCTCGCTCAACCTGTTCGCGCTGGGTCTTCCCGCCGGTGTCCTTGCCGGCATGGCCGCGCTCATCATCTCCGCGCCGCTGATCTACGACCAGTTCACCGGCCTCGTCGGCGATGCGCTGGCACAGACCGAAAGCGTGATCGTGCCATGA
- the fliD gene encoding flagellar filament capping protein FliD: protein MNVSASSIANSLGIGSGVDMTGLATQLAEAQFAGRNQRLTAQSETLERRISLAGSIRSSLTTFASALGDRLRTGDLAPLPTITNSAVAAVSSPIGTVGKGTYSLEVTKLASNQVLTGPNYARAADTVGAGRLTFRFGQTSATSFTEDTASTPLSIEIAPGATLNDVAAAINAKNGGLSAYVAQTDAGAQLVIKGADGAKKGFTIEAVEDGANPGLANLAWQPGGDPARLLKASADAEFLLDGIARRSSSNTIDNIAPGLSLSLTGINPGAPATIGFNNSTAALTSAMQDITGALNEIVADLRTATDPMTGDLARDSGARALKRTLSALGTTVILPNAPAGSPRTLAELGLAIQRDGSFTFDSARMAEVVNRDPAGVAAMFTTRIDGIYSTIDRIARSSSATSDPASLAGSVARYQSQSEQIRNDLDKLAEQQETLRANMVARFAKADSNVAASKSTLTFLQSQIDAWNAQKN, encoded by the coding sequence ATGAACGTTTCCGCCTCTTCCATCGCCAATTCGCTGGGCATCGGCAGCGGGGTCGACATGACCGGCCTCGCCACTCAGCTCGCCGAAGCGCAGTTCGCCGGACGCAACCAGCGGCTGACCGCGCAGTCCGAGACGCTGGAACGGCGGATCTCGCTCGCCGGGTCGATCCGCAGCTCGCTTACGACCTTTGCCTCGGCGCTGGGCGACCGGCTGCGGACCGGCGATCTCGCGCCGCTTCCGACGATCACCAATTCGGCCGTCGCGGCGGTGTCGAGCCCGATCGGGACGGTCGGCAAGGGCACTTATTCGCTCGAGGTGACGAAGCTGGCGAGCAATCAGGTGCTCACCGGCCCCAATTACGCGCGCGCCGCCGACACGGTCGGCGCGGGCAGGCTCACCTTCCGCTTCGGCCAGACCAGCGCGACCAGCTTCACCGAGGACACGGCGAGCACCCCGCTCTCGATCGAGATCGCGCCCGGCGCCACGCTGAACGACGTCGCGGCCGCGATCAACGCGAAGAATGGCGGGCTCAGCGCCTATGTGGCGCAGACCGATGCCGGTGCCCAACTCGTCATCAAGGGCGCGGACGGCGCCAAGAAGGGTTTTACCATCGAAGCGGTCGAGGACGGCGCCAATCCAGGCCTCGCGAACCTCGCCTGGCAGCCGGGTGGCGATCCGGCGCGTCTGCTCAAGGCTTCGGCCGATGCCGAATTCCTGCTCGACGGGATCGCCCGGCGCAGCAGCTCGAACACGATCGACAACATCGCGCCGGGCCTCTCGCTCTCACTTACCGGCATCAACCCCGGCGCTCCCGCGACCATCGGCTTCAACAATTCGACCGCGGCGCTCACCTCGGCGATGCAGGACATCACCGGCGCGCTGAACGAGATCGTGGCGGACCTGCGCACCGCGACCGATCCGATGACCGGCGACCTTGCCCGCGACAGCGGCGCGCGGGCGCTCAAGCGCACACTCTCGGCCCTGGGCACGACCGTGATCCTGCCAAACGCTCCGGCAGGTTCGCCGCGCACGCTCGCCGAGCTCGGCCTCGCCATCCAGCGCGACGGCAGCTTCACCTTCGACAGCGCCCGCATGGCCGAAGTCGTGAACCGCGATCCGGCGGGCGTGGCGGCGATGTTCACCACGCGCATCGACGGCATCTATTCGACCATCGATCGGATCGCGCGCTCCAGCAGCGCCACCAGCGACCCGGCTTCGCTGGCGGGATCGGTGGCCCGCTACCAGTCGCAGTCGGAGCAGATCCGCAACGATCTCGACAAGCTCGCCGAACAGCAGGAAACGCTGCGCGCCAACATGGTTGCGCGCTTCGCCAAGGCCGACAGCAATGTCGCCGCGTCGAAATCCACCCTGACCTTCCTCCAGTCGCAGATCGATGCTTGGAACGCCCAGAAGAACTGA
- the flgC gene encoding flagellar basal body rod protein FlgC produces the protein MAGPTSFFEVGHRAMSAQLVRMNTAASNLANAGSVAGSEDQAYRPMRTVFEQELDRASGLSSVRVGGVVREDVAPTRRHDPGHPLADENGDVWEAPVDENAEMVEMLEASRQYRNMVEALSTAKQLMLETMRMK, from the coding sequence ATGGCTGGCCCCACATCCTTCTTCGAGGTCGGCCACCGCGCCATGTCCGCACAGCTCGTGCGCATGAACACCGCCGCCTCCAACCTCGCCAATGCCGGCTCCGTCGCGGGCAGCGAGGACCAGGCCTACCGCCCGATGCGCACCGTGTTCGAGCAGGAACTCGACCGCGCCTCGGGCCTGTCCTCCGTTCGCGTGGGCGGGGTCGTGCGCGAGGATGTCGCGCCGACCCGCCGGCACGATCCCGGCCACCCCCTCGCCGACGAGAATGGCGACGTGTGGGAGGCCCCCGTCGATGAGAACGCCGAAATGGTCGAGATGCTCGAAGCCTCGCGCCAGTACCGCAACATGGTCGAGGCCCTCTCGACCGCCAAACAGCTCATGCTGGAAACGATGAGGATGAAATGA
- a CDS encoding MotA/TolQ/ExbB proton channel family protein, protein MFQPWFDPEAIAIVLFGTLAATVLRCGIADSRIALVGLRNLFDRPFDVPQAKAELAVQIREIANDGFIRAEPRHFGDNEFDSLSDLIINQRSIQSLHGEHAKFKLARLTHSQTAMRVFESAAELAPVFGLAGTLVALAQAPGSGGQDSSLVGAIAMAVITTLYGLVAANFIFAPLGSAIARRSRREEQDRDEVLAWLEQGIRQTGVAPPHTDGEREAA, encoded by the coding sequence ATGTTCCAACCCTGGTTCGATCCCGAAGCGATCGCCATCGTCCTGTTCGGGACGCTCGCGGCGACGGTGCTGCGCTGTGGCATCGCCGACAGCCGCATCGCGCTGGTGGGCCTCCGAAATCTGTTCGACAGGCCGTTCGACGTGCCACAGGCCAAGGCCGAGCTCGCGGTGCAGATCCGCGAGATCGCCAATGACGGGTTCATCAGAGCCGAGCCGCGCCATTTCGGCGACAACGAATTCGACAGTCTCTCCGATCTCATCATCAACCAGCGCTCGATCCAGTCGCTTCATGGCGAGCACGCGAAGTTCAAGCTCGCCCGGCTGACCCATTCGCAGACCGCGATGCGCGTGTTCGAAAGCGCTGCCGAACTCGCACCGGTATTCGGCCTCGCGGGCACGCTTGTCGCGCTGGCGCAGGCGCCCGGCTCTGGCGGGCAGGACAGCAGCCTAGTCGGCGCGATCGCGATGGCCGTCATTACGACGCTGTACGGGCTCGTCGCCGCGAACTTCATCTTCGCCCCGCTCGGCAGCGCAATCGCACGCCGTTCCCGCCGGGAGGAGCAGGACCGGGACGAGGTGCTTGCCTGGCTCGAACAGGGCATCCGCCAGACGGGCGTCGCGCCGCCGCACACCGATGGCGAACGGGAAGCGGCATGA
- a CDS encoding sigma-70 family RNA polymerase sigma factor — protein MKYDHSNFNAQRAYATEINQRIERFLPMVRKLAWYYESSCSASLDIDDLLQAGMIALTECAQRHERPSEDGFAAYAKIRVRGAMIDLLRSQSHHVRGSAALRRKMDAAADELRRELGRDPSAEETAFALGVSVDEFHKARGQVATKLVDLEECYSDSNPSFVSDEPNAEMRLLEAADKEALTDAIAALPERLQLIIQLHFLEELNLTEIAAILDVSVPRVHQLKSSALEKLRLGLVSAEAD, from the coding sequence ATGAAATACGACCATTCGAACTTCAATGCGCAGCGCGCTTACGCGACCGAGATCAACCAGCGGATCGAGCGTTTCCTGCCCATGGTCCGCAAGCTGGCCTGGTATTACGAGAGCAGCTGCAGCGCCTCGCTCGACATCGACGACCTGCTCCAGGCGGGGATGATCGCGCTCACCGAATGTGCCCAGCGGCACGAGCGGCCGAGCGAGGACGGCTTTGCCGCCTATGCCAAGATCCGGGTGCGCGGGGCGATGATCGATCTGTTGCGCTCGCAATCGCACCATGTCCGTGGCTCGGCAGCATTGCGCCGCAAGATGGACGCGGCCGCCGACGAATTGCGCCGCGAGCTGGGCCGCGATCCCAGCGCCGAGGAAACCGCCTTCGCGCTGGGCGTGTCGGTCGACGAATTCCACAAGGCTCGGGGGCAGGTGGCGACCAAGCTGGTCGATCTGGAAGAATGCTATTCGGATAGCAATCCTTCCTTCGTCAGCGACGAACCCAATGCAGAGATGCGCCTGCTGGAAGCGGCCGACAAGGAAGCGCTGACCGATGCGATCGCCGCGCTTCCCGAGCGCTTGCAGCTGATTATCCAGCTCCATTTCCTCGAGGAGCTGAACCTCACCGAGATCGCCGCGATCCTCGATGTGAGCGTCCCGCGCGTCCATCAGCTGAAGTCGAGCGCGCTGGAGAAGCTGCGCCTCGGCCTCGTCTCCGCCGAGGCTGATTGA
- a CDS encoding flagellar protein FliS encodes MLSRSRPNEAYRQTSFEARLLGSSREELVLFCLEDFLDNLRHLELADTREDRQGRSRAITRCVTALTALELGIDRNAEMGATLAQFYGSAKSTLLDSIRQTDTRAIAGLKTDFGEIAGAFRGALYN; translated from the coding sequence ATGCTGAGCCGTTCCAGACCCAACGAGGCCTACCGCCAGACCAGTTTCGAAGCGCGCCTGCTCGGCAGCTCCCGCGAGGAGCTGGTGCTGTTCTGCCTCGAGGATTTCCTCGACAATCTGCGCCACCTCGAACTCGCCGATACGCGCGAAGATCGTCAGGGTCGCAGCCGGGCCATCACCCGCTGCGTCACCGCGCTGACGGCGCTGGAGCTCGGCATCGACCGCAACGCCGAAATGGGCGCGACGCTAGCCCAGTTCTACGGATCCGCGAAGAGCACCCTGCTGGACTCGATCCGCCAGACCGATACGCGCGCGATCGCGGGCCTGAAGACCGATTTCGGCGAGATCGCCGGCGCATTTCGCGGGGCGCTCTACAACTAG
- a CDS encoding flagella basal body P-ring formation protein FlgA has translation MTQRTLLGSIILPGLALGLATTAFAAAPMELSVIDRAVADFTGAGVGEPGGAKLPVDRRLRLTDCQAPLDLQWFGRDQRSVQVACPVAGWKIYVAVDGGARSSALAANPAQPTQMGPAIVRRGENVSILMRGKGFSLIRQGSAVEDGAQGEWIKVRASGERTETLRAIVIRPGQVGIDLP, from the coding sequence ATGACGCAGCGAACCCTTCTCGGATCGATTATTCTTCCGGGCCTTGCGCTCGGCCTAGCCACCACCGCCTTCGCCGCGGCGCCGATGGAGCTTTCCGTCATCGATCGCGCGGTTGCCGATTTCACCGGTGCCGGCGTGGGCGAGCCGGGCGGGGCCAAGCTCCCCGTGGACCGGCGCCTGCGCCTCACCGACTGCCAGGCGCCGCTCGATCTTCAGTGGTTCGGCCGCGACCAGCGTTCGGTGCAGGTCGCCTGCCCCGTGGCGGGCTGGAAAATCTACGTTGCCGTTGATGGCGGAGCGCGCAGCAGCGCCCTCGCCGCCAATCCCGCACAGCCGACCCAGATGGGTCCGGCCATCGTCAGGCGCGGCGAGAACGTCAGCATCCTGATGCGCGGCAAGGGCTTCTCTCTCATCCGGCAAGGCTCTGCCGTCGAGGACGGAGCGCAGGGGGAGTGGATCAAGGTCCGCGCCAGCGGGGAGCGCACGGAAACGCTGCGCGCGATCGTGATCCGGCCCGGTCAGGTCGGCATCGATTTGCCGTAA
- a CDS encoding EscU/YscU/HrcU family type III secretion system export apparatus switch protein, which yields MSETAGEKTYAPTEKRIADAAKKGDVLRSKDAGTAAVILLGGAWLAFAGPMLLDGLSDLTREAFMFDTRDLRDFGVQGLLMQGLMLGVPAILTLAVPVILVTLISQLAFGRGRWVGENLKAKGQRINPLSGLKRMFGPQGLIEMGKGLLKITLLGSIALAWWWTSMETVIGLGRGNLSAQLSAAWHAIISLIFALGGGLVVIALVDLPIQWLRQQKRLKMSHQEMRDESKESEGSPEMKAARRQRQRDIATGSVAGAMREAQFVITNPTHFAIAMTYDPAKASAPIVLAKGRGDKALAMKELALELDLPMLEIPQLARSVYYTTRERQIICEDLYGAVASVLAYVFSLKRGETPPVPMVDVPAALRFDADGRLSVNPTANAPLSDR from the coding sequence ATGAGCGAGACCGCCGGCGAAAAGACCTATGCACCGACAGAAAAGCGCATTGCGGACGCCGCGAAGAAGGGCGACGTCCTGCGCTCCAAGGACGCGGGCACGGCGGCGGTCATTCTGCTCGGCGGGGCATGGCTGGCGTTTGCCGGTCCGATGCTGCTCGACGGGCTGTCCGACCTGACGCGCGAGGCCTTCATGTTCGACACGCGCGACCTGCGCGACTTCGGCGTGCAGGGCCTGCTGATGCAGGGGCTCATGCTCGGCGTTCCGGCGATCCTGACGCTGGCGGTCCCGGTCATCCTCGTCACGCTGATCTCGCAGCTCGCCTTCGGGCGCGGGCGCTGGGTAGGCGAGAACCTCAAGGCCAAGGGCCAGCGGATCAACCCGCTGTCGGGTCTCAAGCGCATGTTCGGACCGCAGGGGCTGATCGAGATGGGCAAGGGCCTGCTCAAGATCACCCTGCTCGGCAGCATCGCGCTCGCTTGGTGGTGGACCAGCATGGAAACCGTGATCGGCCTTGGTCGCGGCAATCTCTCGGCGCAATTGAGCGCCGCGTGGCACGCGATCATCTCGCTGATCTTCGCGCTCGGCGGCGGGCTGGTCGTGATCGCTCTCGTCGATCTGCCCATCCAGTGGCTGCGCCAGCAGAAGCGGCTGAAGATGAGCCACCAAGAAATGCGCGACGAGAGCAAGGAGAGCGAAGGCTCGCCCGAAATGAAGGCCGCGCGGCGCCAGCGCCAGCGCGACATCGCCACGGGATCGGTCGCCGGCGCCATGCGCGAGGCGCAGTTCGTGATCACCAATCCGACTCATTTCGCAATCGCCATGACCTACGACCCGGCCAAGGCCTCAGCTCCCATCGTGCTGGCCAAGGGACGCGGCGACAAGGCGCTGGCGATGAAGGAACTCGCGCTCGAACTCGACCTGCCCATGCTGGAAATCCCGCAGCTCGCCCGTTCGGTCTATTACACCACGCGCGAGCGGCAGATTATCTGCGAGGATCTCTACGGCGCCGTCGCCTCGGTGCTGGCCTATGTCTTCTCGCTGAAGCGTGGCGAGACGCCGCCGGTGCCCATGGTCGACGTTCCGGCCGCCCTGCGTTTCGACGCGGATGGTCGTTTGTCGGTTAATCCCACCGCGAATGCGCCGTTATCAGATCGATGA
- a CDS encoding flagellar biosynthesis protein FlhA, with product MNARQYLNPGLALPIGILTIILLMVMPIPAMLLDVFFVMNIALSVSVLMAAMNAKKPLDFSSFPSVLLFATLLRLALNVASTRIVLLNGHEGGEAAGKVIEAFGAFLIGGNFAVGIFVFLILMIINLMVVTKGAGRVSEVSARFTLDALPGKQMAIDADLAAGLLTADEAKARRVEIATEADFYGSMDGASKFVKGDAVAALLILLINVIAGLVLGISTHGLSIGEAAEFYVTLAVGDALVASVPALLLSIAAAVIVTRVSDARDLTGQIGGQLADPKIWLPVACILLVIGCIPAMPQSIILPLAAGAFWLWRSLRKRQQVAVEIPEPVAAPDPSHIGIEDVTDQTLVTIQLGYGLIHLTDEKHGATLVGRLTGLRKQMCQSFGFIVPQFRIEDSFEVEPDGYRITLGGATIGGGKLKPGHLLAIDTGEVMRSNAVQGEATVDPSFGCPALWIETGARDLAVAEGYLAVDPESVIATQIHQLLGARAQDLLGPDQVRDLIDHLRVRHGQLIDTITPQPLTLAAVTRLLKALLADGISLRHALRVFSSISLAAQQTADHERLIDIIRADLGSMMVAELCPPNAKLPVITLAAQLEEMVVGGLQDPASGEIVIEPDLARSIGERIAAIVAQRDPAATRPALIVQPRARRALAALLRLRAPQCLVLSISELPAAQPIEVIAVVGDENYGNPAQLGHSTEALAA from the coding sequence GTGAACGCGCGCCAGTATCTCAATCCGGGGCTCGCCCTGCCGATCGGTATCCTCACGATCATCCTGCTGATGGTCATGCCGATCCCGGCGATGCTGCTCGACGTCTTCTTCGTGATGAACATCGCGCTGTCGGTGTCGGTCCTGATGGCGGCGATGAACGCCAAGAAGCCGCTCGACTTTTCCTCCTTCCCCTCGGTCCTGCTGTTCGCGACGCTGCTGCGTCTGGCGCTCAACGTCGCTTCGACCCGCATCGTGCTGTTGAACGGGCACGAGGGCGGCGAGGCGGCGGGCAAGGTGATCGAGGCGTTCGGCGCCTTCCTCATCGGCGGCAATTTCGCCGTCGGCATCTTTGTCTTCCTGATCCTGATGATCATTAACCTGATGGTCGTCACCAAGGGCGCGGGCCGCGTGTCCGAGGTTTCGGCGCGCTTCACGCTAGACGCTCTTCCGGGCAAGCAGATGGCGATCGACGCCGACCTGGCGGCCGGGCTCCTGACTGCCGACGAGGCCAAGGCCCGCCGGGTCGAGATCGCCACCGAGGCCGATTTCTACGGCTCGATGGACGGTGCCAGCAAGTTCGTGAAGGGCGATGCGGTCGCCGCGCTGCTGATCCTGCTCATCAACGTGATTGCGGGTCTGGTGCTCGGGATCTCGACTCACGGCCTGTCCATTGGCGAGGCGGCGGAATTCTACGTCACGCTCGCGGTGGGCGACGCGCTGGTCGCCTCGGTCCCGGCGCTGCTGCTCTCGATCGCGGCGGCGGTGATCGTCACCCGCGTTTCGGACGCGCGCGACCTCACCGGCCAGATCGGCGGCCAGCTTGCCGATCCCAAGATCTGGCTGCCGGTCGCCTGTATCCTGCTCGTCATCGGCTGCATCCCGGCGATGCCGCAATCGATCATCCTGCCGCTCGCGGCCGGTGCGTTCTGGCTGTGGCGCAGTCTGCGCAAGCGCCAGCAGGTTGCTGTCGAGATACCCGAGCCGGTCGCCGCCCCCGACCCCTCGCATATCGGGATCGAGGACGTGACCGACCAGACGCTGGTGACGATCCAGCTCGGCTACGGTCTCATCCATCTCACCGACGAGAAGCACGGCGCGACGTTGGTCGGCCGGCTGACCGGACTGCGCAAGCAGATGTGCCAGAGCTTCGGATTCATCGTGCCCCAGTTTCGCATCGAGGACAGTTTCGAGGTCGAGCCCGACGGCTATCGCATCACGCTGGGCGGAGCGACGATCGGCGGCGGCAAATTGAAGCCGGGCCATCTGCTTGCCATCGATACCGGCGAAGTCATGCGCTCGAACGCGGTTCAGGGCGAGGCGACGGTCGATCCGAGCTTTGGCTGCCCGGCGCTGTGGATCGAAACCGGCGCCCGCGATCTCGCGGTGGCCGAAGGCTATCTCGCGGTCGATCCGGAAAGCGTGATCGCCACCCAGATCCACCAACTGCTCGGCGCACGGGCGCAGGACCTGCTGGGGCCGGACCAGGTCCGCGACCTGATCGACCATCTGCGTGTCCGTCATGGCCAGTTGATCGACACGATCACACCGCAGCCGCTGACCCTCGCGGCCGTCACCCGCCTGCTGAAGGCATTGCTGGCCGATGGCATCTCGTTGCGCCACGCCTTGCGCGTGTTCTCCAGCATCTCGCTTGCGGCACAGCAGACGGCGGACCACGAGCGCCTGATCGATATCATCCGCGCTGATCTCGGCTCGATGATGGTGGCCGAACTCTGCCCGCCCAATGCCAAGCTGCCGGTGATCACGCTCGCCGCCCAGCTCGAGGAAATGGTGGTCGGCGGTCTTCAGGACCCGGCCTCGGGCGAGATCGTGATCGAGCCCGACCTTGCCCGCTCGATCGGAGAGCGCATCGCCGCGATCGTCGCCCAGCGCGATCCGGCCGCAACCCGGCCTGCCCTGATCGTCCAGCCCCGCGCCCGCCGCGCGCTCGCCGCGCTGCTGCGCCTGCGCGCGCCGCAATGCCTGGTGCTTTCGATCAGCGAACTCCCCGCCGCCCAGCCGATCGAGGTGATCGCGGTGGTCGGCGACGAAAACTACGGAAATCCTGCACAACTCGGCCATTCAACGGAGGCCCTTGCAGCATGA
- a CDS encoding transglycosylase SLT domain-containing protein: MPTINPVQTADVRGAIARAATRTGVDFDYLLAQARLESGLDPSAKARTSSATGLYQFIDSTWLRTLDRHGAKHGMDWADAAIGSGGRVSDTTTRSQLLALRYDADASSLMAAELTRENADGLRNTLGREPEPAELYLAHFLGLGGAQQFLGALGSNPDQSAAALMPQAARANRAIFFNGGSSRSVGEVMELMRGKVARAYGDTSMPMGGMGGIQHEFAGLAGQRTMQRASFAGSSAAAPAGMGGASARPSMADTLRSTFGDGSGGGNRAGANISAAYSKFRAFGL, translated from the coding sequence GTGCCTACCATCAATCCCGTCCAGACCGCCGATGTGCGGGGCGCCATTGCCCGTGCCGCGACGCGGACAGGTGTCGATTTCGACTATCTGCTGGCCCAGGCGCGGCTCGAATCCGGCCTCGACCCCAGCGCGAAGGCCCGCACGTCGAGCGCGACGGGCCTCTATCAGTTCATCGATTCCACCTGGCTGCGCACGCTCGACCGCCACGGCGCGAAGCACGGGATGGACTGGGCCGACGCCGCGATCGGATCGGGCGGCAGGGTCTCCGATACGACGACCCGCAGCCAGCTCCTTGCCCTGCGCTACGATGCCGACGCCTCGTCGCTCATGGCGGCCGAGCTTACGCGCGAGAACGCGGACGGCCTGCGCAATACGCTGGGCCGCGAGCCCGAACCGGCCGAACTCTACCTCGCCCACTTCCTCGGTCTCGGCGGCGCCCAGCAATTCCTGGGCGCGCTCGGGAGCAATCCCGATCAGTCCGCCGCGGCGCTGATGCCGCAGGCGGCACGGGCCAACCGGGCGATCTTCTTCAACGGCGGGTCCTCGCGCTCGGTCGGCGAGGTCATGGAGCTGATGCGCGGCAAGGTCGCGCGCGCATATGGCGACACTTCGATGCCGATGGGCGGAATGGGCGGCATCCAGCACGAATTTGCCGGGCTCGCCGGTCAGCGGACGATGCAGCGGGCATCCTTTGCCGGCAGCAGCGCCGCTGCGCCTGCCGGGATGGGCGGGGCAAGCGCGCGTCCCTCAATGGCGGATACGCTGCGCTCGACCTTCGGGGATGGCAGCGGGGGCGGCAATCGCGCCGGCGCCAATATCAGCGCCGCCTATAGCAAGTTCAGGGCGTTCGGCCTGTGA
- a CDS encoding flagellar biosynthesis anti-sigma factor FlgM, which produces MRIIGLPDFGGTARGPKAVASAAEKVAATQKVAAEARQSEAPIASSPLAAGRQVPVNQDRVAEIRKALQEGKYPLIPAKIADAFIASSLYGKVS; this is translated from the coding sequence ATGCGTATTATCGGATTGCCGGATTTCGGAGGAACTGCGCGGGGCCCGAAGGCCGTCGCATCAGCAGCCGAAAAGGTCGCAGCGACGCAGAAAGTCGCCGCCGAAGCGCGCCAGTCCGAAGCCCCCATCGCTTCCTCGCCGCTTGCCGCCGGACGGCAGGTCCCGGTCAATCAGGACCGCGTGGCCGAGATCCGCAAGGCGCTGCAGGAAGGCAAATATCCACTCATCCCCGCAAAGATCGCCGACGCCTTCATCGCGTCGAGCCTCTACGGAAAGGTCTCTTGA